One stretch of Lottiidibacillus patelloidae DNA includes these proteins:
- a CDS encoding McrC family protein, with product MKVITTYEYSHISYHDIFPNQSNEKSSYESLKKLNNLISEKYSHLLRTDLEGIYIKNFVGIIKIDEATIEILPKIFKHENDNMDGSTKTEIYKNLYYMINKALKVPTNNIDYNQFNVSRGDVLDFLINLFLDGLSLKLFKGLYRTYVREEENSNYIKGKILVSKNIVRNPINTKIYNEYDNYTDDNLVNQIFKFVVKEMLNTTQWQQNRIIAKNILQTLSNVSDISVSETSFNKVKYDRLLGEYEKLLNFAKFYFFSQSVNFRGNGENNVFVFNIDMNTVYQDYISELLKEYAPEIFNNNSTVQTQKRSKHLIFDEYNNGCFNLQPDISIENKKVIELIIDTKYKRLNLGKPRKGVSDKDLYQMFGYYHKYNKPKIVLLYPKYIQEVADIYHFYEDEPSKLQVCTVNLNNKLYTQEGEWEIIKDLKRTLLN from the coding sequence ATGAAAGTTATAACAACTTATGAATATTCTCATATATCTTATCATGATATTTTCCCTAATCAAAGCAATGAAAAATCTAGTTATGAAAGTTTAAAGAAACTTAATAATTTAATCAGTGAAAAATACTCTCACCTATTAAGAACAGATTTAGAAGGAATATATATTAAAAATTTTGTAGGAATAATAAAGATTGATGAAGCAACAATTGAGATATTACCTAAAATATTTAAACATGAAAACGATAACATGGATGGTAGCACCAAGACTGAAATTTATAAGAATTTATACTATATGATCAATAAAGCATTAAAGGTTCCAACCAATAACATAGATTATAACCAATTTAATGTTTCTAGAGGCGATGTACTTGATTTCTTAATTAATCTTTTTCTGGACGGATTATCCTTAAAATTATTCAAAGGACTTTATAGAACATATGTAAGAGAAGAAGAAAATTCTAATTATATAAAAGGAAAGATATTAGTTAGTAAAAACATTGTAAGAAATCCTATAAACACAAAAATTTACAACGAATATGATAATTACACAGATGACAACCTAGTTAATCAAATTTTCAAATTTGTAGTAAAAGAAATGTTAAATACTACACAATGGCAACAGAATAGAATTATTGCTAAAAATATTTTACAAACCCTGTCTAATGTTAGTGATATATCTGTTTCTGAAACTTCTTTTAATAAAGTTAAATATGACAGATTACTGGGTGAATACGAAAAATTATTAAACTTTGCCAAGTTTTATTTTTTCAGTCAATCTGTCAATTTTAGAGGTAATGGGGAGAATAATGTATTTGTATTTAATATCGACATGAATACTGTTTATCAAGATTACATTTCTGAATTGTTAAAAGAATACGCACCTGAAATCTTTAATAACAACAGCACAGTACAAACACAAAAAAGAAGTAAACACCTTATTTTTGACGAGTATAACAATGGGTGCTTTAACCTTCAGCCTGATATATCTATTGAAAATAAGAAAGTTATTGAATTGATTATTGATACAAAATATAAAAGATTAAATTTGGGGAAACCAAGAAAAGGAGTTAGTGATAAAGACTTATATCAAATGTTTGGGTATTATCATAAATACAATAAACCTAAAATCGTGTTACTTTATCCAAAATATATTCAAGAAGTGGCCGACATATATCATTTCTATGAGGATGAACCATCTAAACTCCAAGTTTGTACTGTAAATCTTAATAATAAATTATATACACAAGAGGGAGAATGGGAGATTATAAAAGATTTAAAGAGAACATTATTAAATTAG
- a CDS encoding McrB family protein — protein MPIFDETMESIKEIIKDQKLNSKDLNLNIENLNDTFDAMLVKKLATSNTITHNTSTNQTHIALTASEMDIFPYLHNFNYLEKQDKINSFKRRYILELPIIIISNNINYLEGRTIEDSKKVNCYTTTARSRRGDNSQQVEISYIEEDSMEFVDFRKLLYTGDYIIFLKYRKKLKYLVLGIKENDESKYQLDSFKGLTVSKKVYPTHVEVTDGLSPRIKEKKSLYQSKKTSQIIELLDKNPNLILYGPPGTGKTYYTNQLKDVFDYSEMITFHQSFAYEQFIEGITAKVNDQTGQLQYLVQDGAFLKLCKKAKENPNLKYGLIIDEINRGNISKIFGELITLIEKSKRAGEHEETTVQLPYSNSSFSVPKNLYIIGTMNTSDRSIALIDIALRRRFTFYEITPDFTLLNTTNELILTTISAIKVINNKIKNTIDREHMIGHSYFFRLLDQPESELPNDIKYIWIYQILPLLQEYFYTNPSEITPLLGKLVIDEGQNLSFSINYEISCQELLDIIKEIATKG, from the coding sequence ATGCCTATTTTTGATGAAACAATGGAATCTATTAAAGAAATAATCAAAGATCAAAAACTTAATAGCAAGGACCTTAATCTAAATATTGAAAATCTAAATGATACTTTTGACGCCATGCTTGTAAAAAAACTTGCGACTTCCAATACAATTACACATAACACTTCTACAAACCAAACTCATATTGCATTAACAGCAAGCGAAATGGACATTTTTCCCTATTTACATAACTTCAACTATCTAGAGAAACAAGACAAAATTAATTCCTTTAAAAGAAGATATATTCTTGAGTTACCAATCATTATTATATCTAATAACATAAACTACCTTGAAGGAAGAACAATAGAAGATAGTAAAAAAGTTAATTGCTATACTACAACTGCTAGGAGTAGAAGAGGAGATAATTCTCAACAAGTAGAAATATCATATATTGAAGAAGATTCAATGGAATTTGTTGATTTTAGGAAACTGTTGTATACCGGTGACTATATAATTTTCCTGAAATATAGAAAAAAATTAAAATACCTTGTTTTAGGTATCAAGGAAAACGATGAATCAAAGTATCAGTTAGATTCCTTTAAAGGGTTAACGGTAAGTAAAAAGGTCTATCCGACTCATGTAGAAGTTACAGACGGATTATCACCTAGAATAAAGGAAAAAAAGAGTTTATATCAAAGTAAAAAAACAAGTCAAATAATAGAACTTCTTGATAAAAATCCAAACTTAATATTATATGGACCTCCCGGAACTGGTAAAACTTATTACACCAACCAATTAAAAGACGTATTTGATTATTCTGAAATGATTACATTCCATCAATCATTTGCATATGAACAGTTTATTGAAGGTATTACAGCGAAAGTAAATGACCAAACGGGTCAATTACAGTATCTTGTACAAGATGGTGCATTTCTAAAATTATGTAAAAAGGCTAAAGAAAATCCTAACCTTAAATATGGATTAATAATTGATGAAATAAATCGTGGAAATATATCTAAAATTTTTGGAGAACTAATAACACTTATTGAAAAATCAAAAAGAGCAGGAGAACATGAAGAAACAACAGTACAGTTGCCTTACTCCAATAGTTCCTTTTCTGTACCAAAAAACCTTTATATTATTGGTACAATGAATACTTCTGATAGATCAATTGCCTTAATCGATATTGCCTTAAGAAGAAGATTTACTTTTTATGAAATTACACCTGATTTTACATTGTTAAATACTACAAATGAACTAATATTAACTACTATTAGTGCAATTAAAGTAATAAATAATAAAATAAAAAATACTATTGATCGAGAGCATATGATTGGTCACAGTTACTTCTTTAGGTTATTAGATCAACCTGAAAGTGAACTTCCAAATGACATAAAGTATATTTGGATTTATCAAATATTACCATTGCTACAAGAGTATTTTTATACTAATCCAAGTGAAATCACACCTCTATTAGGTAAACTAGTAATTGATGAGGGACAAAACTTATCTTTCTCTATCAACTATGAAATATCTTGTCAGGAATTATTAGATATTATAAAAGAAATTGCCACTAAGGGTTGA
- a CDS encoding antitoxin has product MGKKVGRPSGRKKTSKIEILLEPVTKEKFMEYLREEGKCASTEIGYWIRDYIREYETSLDNRFDGGK; this is encoded by the coding sequence ATGGGGAAGAAAGTAGGACGACCCTCTGGTAGGAAAAAGACTAGTAAAATTGAAATATTATTAGAACCAGTAACAAAAGAGAAATTTATGGAATACTTACGGGAGGAAGGTAAGTGTGCATCAACAGAAATTGGTTACTGGATTAGAGACTATATTAGAGAGTATGAAACTAGTTTGGATAATAGATTTGATGGAGGGAAATAA
- a CDS encoding DNA cytosine methyltransferase, with protein MLNVVSLFSGCGGLDYGFMKAGFNVVWANDVDKFAVQTYRENFGNHIVLDDIQDIDIESIPDPDILLAGFPCQPFSMMGSELGFNDARGTLFFHIAKIINAKKPEIIVLENVRTLRTHDGGKTYKVIMNILENELGYKVFDTVLNSADFGVPQKRNRTFIVGFRDHTFEYEFPQTIELDKTMQDLLEKDVPQKYFLSERILKTILSHGTKNYRATPEIDLKVARPLCATMAKMHRASQDNYVTDNGKVRRLTPRECARLQGFPEDFKIVVSDTQAYKQFGNAVTVNVSYYVAVSILQAIIRQENKKDNEVQEVATT; from the coding sequence ATGCTTAATGTTGTTTCATTATTCAGTGGTTGTGGTGGATTGGATTATGGTTTTATGAAAGCGGGATTTAACGTGGTATGGGCAAACGATGTTGATAAATTTGCTGTGCAAACTTATAGGGAGAATTTTGGAAACCATATAGTTTTAGATGATATTCAAGACATTGATATTGAATCTATACCAGACCCAGATATATTATTAGCCGGATTTCCTTGTCAGCCCTTTAGTATGATGGGTAGTGAGTTAGGTTTTAATGACGCAAGAGGAACTTTGTTCTTTCATATAGCCAAAATTATAAATGCTAAAAAACCTGAAATTATAGTATTAGAAAATGTTAGAACACTTAGGACTCATGATGGCGGGAAAACTTATAAGGTAATAATGAATATATTAGAAAATGAACTAGGATATAAAGTGTTTGATACAGTATTAAATAGTGCAGACTTTGGTGTCCCACAGAAAAGAAATCGAACGTTTATTGTAGGGTTTAGAGACCACACCTTTGAATACGAATTTCCACAAACAATTGAATTAGACAAAACTATGCAAGATTTGTTAGAGAAAGATGTTCCACAAAAATATTTCTTATCTGAGAGGATATTAAAAACAATTCTATCACATGGCACAAAAAACTACAGAGCAACTCCAGAAATAGATTTAAAAGTTGCAAGACCATTATGTGCTACAATGGCTAAGATGCATCGTGCTAGTCAAGATAATTATGTAACTGATAATGGTAAAGTAAGAAGACTAACACCAAGGGAGTGTGCAAGACTTCAAGGTTTTCCTGAGGATTTCAAAATTGTAGTATCCGACACTCAAGCATATAAACAATTTGGCAATGCAGTTACAGTAAATGTTTCTTATTACGTTGCAGTTAGTATATTGCAGGCCATTATAAGACAAGAAAACAAGAAAGATAATGAGGTGCAAGAAGTTGCAACCACTTAA
- the dcm gene encoding DNA (cytosine-5-)-methyltransferase encodes MQPLKDLLRKERKEYITLLNEIQSLLSLEFTNINVKEQLVIEDLYKYVYKRIGIITSDNSEHEIVQLKEFINQNMEYDYNDFINSIIELTKHYCFEESPLCNECPIQNYCEKYRTDKIEEQKKSNNPLLIDLFCGSGGMSLGFKQVGFNIALANDIEKCCIDTYTHNHPEVPRENVVLDDIKELLTYANGLLPNKEIDLIIGGPPCQGFSNANRQRVIDDPRNKLYKHFVEFVNIIKPNFFVMENVRGMKNISEQVIEDFEELGYNVHCEVLNAADFGVPQNRERIIFIGNLMGIDSKGIFEEIHHRNKRINKYVLRDALYNLRELKALTIKNSTEVDSEESGRKIDMNQKYKQENDYISIINNGKSSKFIYNHKARYNNDRDIEIFRRLDQGDKSDDPKIADIMPYKNRNHIFKDKYFKLQNDKYSKTITAHMKFDCNMYIHPTQARGLTPREAARIQSYPDSYFFKGPYTKTYMQVGNSVPPLMGRGIGVILKEYIDLYKKNNESKEEPKIGV; translated from the coding sequence TTGCAACCACTTAAAGATTTATTAAGAAAAGAAAGAAAAGAGTATATTACATTATTAAATGAAATTCAGTCTTTGCTGTCATTAGAATTTACTAATATAAATGTAAAAGAACAGTTGGTTATAGAAGATTTATATAAATATGTTTATAAACGAATTGGTATTATAACAAGTGATAACAGTGAACATGAAATTGTACAACTAAAAGAATTTATTAATCAAAATATGGAATACGATTATAATGATTTTATCAACTCTATTATTGAATTGACAAAGCATTATTGCTTTGAAGAATCTCCACTTTGTAACGAATGTCCTATACAAAATTATTGTGAAAAGTACAGAACTGACAAGATAGAAGAACAGAAAAAGAGTAATAACCCTTTGTTAATTGATTTATTTTGTGGTTCGGGTGGAATGTCCTTAGGATTTAAACAAGTTGGATTTAATATTGCATTAGCAAATGATATTGAGAAGTGTTGTATAGATACTTATACCCATAATCATCCCGAAGTTCCTAGAGAAAATGTAGTATTAGATGATATTAAAGAATTATTAACGTATGCAAATGGTTTACTCCCAAATAAAGAAATCGATTTAATTATTGGGGGACCGCCTTGCCAAGGGTTCAGCAATGCTAATCGCCAAAGGGTAATTGATGATCCAAGGAATAAATTGTACAAGCATTTTGTCGAATTTGTTAACATAATAAAACCAAACTTTTTTGTTATGGAAAATGTTAGGGGTATGAAAAACATATCTGAACAAGTAATTGAGGATTTTGAGGAGTTAGGTTATAACGTACATTGTGAAGTATTAAATGCTGCGGATTTTGGAGTTCCTCAGAATAGAGAAAGAATAATCTTTATTGGAAATTTGATGGGGATTGATAGTAAAGGAATATTTGAGGAAATTCACCATAGAAACAAAAGAATAAATAAATATGTCTTAAGAGATGCACTATATAATTTGAGAGAACTTAAGGCACTAACAATTAAGAATTCTACAGAGGTTGATTCAGAAGAATCTGGAAGAAAAATCGATATGAATCAAAAGTATAAACAAGAAAATGATTACATTAGTATTATTAATAATGGGAAGAGTTCAAAATTTATTTATAATCACAAGGCTCGTTACAATAATGATAGGGATATTGAAATTTTTAGAAGACTTGATCAAGGAGATAAGTCTGATGACCCTAAAATTGCAGACATAATGCCTTATAAAAATAGAAATCACATTTTTAAGGATAAGTACTTTAAACTTCAGAATGATAAGTACTCCAAAACAATTACTGCTCATATGAAGTTTGACTGTAATATGTATATACACCCAACCCAAGCAAGAGGCTTAACTCCAAGAGAGGCTGCAAGGATCCAATCATATCCGGATAGTTATTTCTTTAAGGGACCTTATACAAAAACATATATGCAAGTTGGAAATTCTGTCCCTCCATTAATGGGTAGAGGAATTGGAGTAATACTAAAAGAATATATAGATTTGTATAAAAAGAACAATGAAAGTAAGGAAGAGCCTAAAATAGGAGTGTAA
- a CDS encoding tyrosine-type recombinase/integrase codes for MLQQFLENGLRGKSNTTVKTYEHAILKFEEWLDGAGTNLQEYARTDVQQYLNYLASRDKSAATINKIWNAIKKYSRWAGKEETIEDINIIKVKDFRNEAPKALNRNELNRLLREVDRTGNKRDIAIVTLLSNTGIRLYELVSLNITSIEISNRKGNAKIIGKGNRERDIPLNSEARRTITRYLEERTDSEIALFLSNRGKRISARSVQHLLEKYGFNVHALRHTFITNLIRSGEDISVVQALSGHANADMILRYSAPTLYDKQYALENLYIEQ; via the coding sequence ATGTTACAACAATTTCTTGAGAATGGATTAAGAGGTAAATCAAATACCACAGTTAAAACCTATGAACATGCTATTCTAAAATTTGAAGAATGGTTAGATGGTGCTGGAACAAATCTACAAGAATATGCTAGAACCGATGTCCAACAATATTTAAACTATTTAGCCAGTAGAGATAAAAGTGCAGCAACAATTAATAAAATATGGAATGCAATCAAGAAGTACAGTAGATGGGCAGGAAAAGAAGAAACAATCGAAGATATTAATATTATTAAAGTAAAGGACTTCCGAAATGAAGCACCAAAAGCATTGAATAGGAATGAACTTAATCGTCTTCTACGCGAAGTCGATAGGACTGGCAACAAAAGAGATATCGCCATTGTTACGTTGCTTTCTAATACTGGAATAAGATTGTATGAATTGGTCTCTTTAAATATAACTTCAATTGAAATAAGTAATCGAAAAGGAAATGCAAAAATAATTGGTAAGGGAAATAGGGAACGTGATATTCCCTTAAATAGCGAAGCAAGAAGGACGATAACAAGGTATTTAGAAGAACGGACTGACAGTGAAATAGCATTATTTCTTTCTAATCGAGGGAAGAGAATAAGTGCTAGATCTGTTCAGCACTTATTAGAGAAATATGGATTTAATGTTCATGCACTTCGTCACACATTTATAACAAACTTAATTAGAAGTGGTGAAGATATAAGTGTTGTTCAGGCATTAAGTGGGCATGCTAATGCTGACATGATACTAAGATACTCAGCCCCTACATTATATGATAAACAATATGCCCTTGAAAACTTATATATAGAACAGTAA
- a CDS encoding HNH endonuclease codes for MALFDIQMCGFVNYDKHQIISRADEIRENLIALMTGNEEFINSIEIKTSDKTVLAKRFKIWYKTLEDVVGAPVSVVRTFSYNIKKQLFEKDPTCKLCKQQIQTIDDAEVDHITPYSEGGKTEIINAQLTHRYCNRKKSNKVY; via the coding sequence ATGGCTTTATTTGATATTCAAATGTGTGGTTTTGTAAATTATGATAAACATCAAATTATTTCAAGAGCTGACGAAATAAGAGAAAACTTAATAGCATTAATGACAGGAAATGAAGAATTTATTAATTCTATTGAAATTAAAACAAGTGATAAAACTGTACTAGCTAAGAGGTTTAAAATTTGGTATAAAACCTTAGAGGATGTGGTTGGAGCGCCTGTAAGTGTAGTTAGAACATTTTCTTACAATATTAAAAAGCAGCTATTTGAAAAGGATCCAACCTGTAAATTATGTAAGCAACAAATTCAAACTATAGATGATGCTGAAGTTGATCACATTACACCTTACTCTGAGGGGGGTAAAACAGAAATTATTAATGCTCAGTTAACTCATAGGTATTGTAATAGAAAAAAGAGTAATAAAGTCTATTAA
- a CDS encoding ImmA/IrrE family metallo-endopeptidase, with translation MYLRGLRNIKLTIISNREAVQLSIFTEEIYKNDIKNYLLELLNNNRQPSGTELLEEIENFFGWEIRWALCNIIEEILQNDNIQGIKKNYLIELIDKNSDYSVVSALGDKSINTNSVKSTLDYLLEKGQHYRKSDEFIEMIDFMGKFRRYSPYNNMLVKIQNPHCSFYATKHDWENRFKRNLKEDAKPMLILAPMHPVMLVYDLDATEGEELPKEITDFGKFQGEWRPSLLQNLMDNANKYLIRIGYKKHSSTSAGFAAVDRESKSFKMRISIHKDLDEPSRFGVLCHELAHIFLGHLGSDTDRWWPSRQNLNHQSVEIEAEAVAYLVTKRLDLEGSSITYLASYLTEKSIPDGISIDYIGKVAGKIEEMAKGRVAAPKRKK, from the coding sequence ATGTACCTAAGAGGGTTAAGAAATATTAAATTAACAATAATTTCAAATCGGGAGGCGGTTCAGCTGAGTATATTTACAGAGGAGATTTATAAGAACGACATTAAAAATTATTTATTGGAACTCCTAAATAATAATAGACAACCATCTGGTACGGAATTGCTTGAAGAAATAGAGAATTTTTTTGGATGGGAGATTAGATGGGCATTATGTAATATCATTGAAGAGATTTTACAGAATGATAATATCCAAGGTATAAAGAAAAACTATTTAATTGAATTGATAGACAAAAATAGTGATTATAGTGTAGTTTCTGCTCTGGGTGACAAGTCTATAAACACCAATAGTGTTAAATCAACATTAGATTATTTACTTGAGAAAGGACAACATTATCGAAAATCTGATGAATTCATAGAAATGATAGATTTTATGGGTAAGTTTCGTCGTTATTCGCCTTACAATAACATGTTAGTGAAAATCCAAAATCCTCATTGTTCATTTTACGCAACAAAACATGATTGGGAGAATCGTTTTAAGAGAAATTTAAAAGAAGACGCAAAACCAATGTTAATATTAGCACCTATGCACCCAGTAATGCTAGTTTACGATCTTGATGCTACAGAGGGAGAAGAGTTACCAAAAGAGATTACTGATTTTGGTAAATTTCAAGGAGAATGGCGCCCCTCTTTACTACAAAACCTAATGGATAATGCAAATAAGTATTTAATAAGGATAGGATACAAGAAACATAGCAGCACAAGTGCTGGTTTCGCAGCTGTTGATAGAGAAAGTAAGTCCTTTAAGATGAGAATATCAATACATAAAGATCTTGATGAACCGAGTAGATTTGGGGTTCTATGTCATGAACTAGCTCATATTTTCCTAGGTCATCTTGGATCTGATACAGATCGCTGGTGGCCAAGTCGTCAGAACTTAAATCATCAATCTGTTGAAATAGAAGCTGAAGCAGTCGCCTATTTGGTTACTAAGCGTTTAGATTTAGAAGGTAGTAGTATTACTTATTTAGCTTCATATTTAACTGAAAAAAGTATACCGGACGGCATTTCAATAGATTATATTGGGAAAGTAGCTGGAAAAATTGAAGAAATGGCAAAGGGCAGAGTAGCGGCACCAAAAAGGAAAAAGTAA